Genomic segment of Thermococcus sp.:
TTCCTCCGGATTCTCCGTTGACTTTTTATATTCCCCTTAACAATCCACTTCCCATGTCCAAAGTCGAGTTTAAAACCAACCCCTCTCCAGAGGAAATAAAGCTCCTCCTCGATTTGGCCATCTCCTCTGAGGGCATGCTCACAATCTTTGCTCGCTGTAGGGTTCACTACGACGGCCGGGCGAAGAGCGAGCTCGGTTCTGGCGACAGGGTGATAATCGTCAAGCCAGACGGCTCATTCCTGATTCACCAGAGTAGGAAGAGGGAACCGGTGAACTGGCAGCCGCCGGGGAGTGTCGTCCGCCTCGAGCTGGGGGAAAAGCCCGTTCTGGTCTCGGTTCGGAGGAAGCCGAGGGAAACCCTTGAGGTCGAGCTTGAGGAGGTCTACCTAATCACAGTCTTCCACGCCGAGGACTACGAGGAGCTGGCTTTGACTGGAAGCGAGGCGGAGATGGCGGAGTTAATCTTTGAGAGTCCGGAGGTTATAGAGCCCGGTTTCAGGCCACTCCACCGGGAGAAACCCATAAAGCACGGCATTGTCGATGTCCTCGGCGTTGATAAGGAAGGAAA
This window contains:
- the nucS gene encoding endonuclease NucS; amino-acid sequence: MSKVEFKTNPSPEEIKLLLDLAISSEGMLTIFARCRVHYDGRAKSELGSGDRVIIVKPDGSFLIHQSRKREPVNWQPPGSVVRLELGEKPVLVSVRRKPRETLEVELEEVYLITVFHAEDYEELALTGSEAEMAELIFESPEVIEPGFRPLHREKPIKHGIVDVLGVDKEGNIVVLELKRRRADLHAVSQLKRYVETLKEEHENVRGILIAPSLTS